One part of the Tunicatimonas pelagia genome encodes these proteins:
- a CDS encoding TonB-dependent receptor plug domain-containing protein produces MKTYKKYTSGLWLLLLTATASVAATKSASGVYNPVQLRDYYQVDLSDISRSAAFADYILVMDELPQTAMLNVLETLQGRVPGVWVTNYGWNTRVSIRGSWRSPLYVIDGMPVDAIAVNMMNPNDVSTIEVHKGIAPIMYGGRGGNGAIIVNTKRG; encoded by the coding sequence ATGAAAACATACAAAAAATATACATCAGGTTTATGGTTGTTATTACTCACTGCTACTGCCAGTGTAGCAGCTACCAAGAGCGCATCCGGAGTATATAATCCGGTGCAATTGCGCGATTACTACCAAGTTGATTTGAGTGACATTTCTCGTTCAGCTGCTTTTGCCGACTATATTTTGGTAATGGACGAACTACCGCAAACGGCAATGCTTAACGTGCTGGAAACGCTGCAAGGTCGGGTACCGGGGGTATGGGTGACGAATTACGGATGGAATACCCGCGTTTCTATTCGGGGTAGCTGGCGCAGTCCACTCTACGTAATTGATGGTATGCCTGTAGATGCCATCGCAGTAAATATGATGAACCCGAATGACGTATCTACCATTGAGGTGCATAAAGGAATAGCTCCGATAATGTACGGAGGACGAGGAGGCAACGGAGCTATCATTGTTAACACGAAGCGAGGATAG